GCCTGTTCATCTTTCTTTCGCTTCGGTTGAGTCATGATCGTCTCCTTGTCTGTTAGTTTTGTCAAAACCATCAAAACAAAGAGCGGGATCTGGCTCAACCTTTTTCTTCATCTGCCGTTACCTATTTGACACCAACCTTTGAGACGCTACCGTTCGCTCCCAATATCAATACGGTATCAATACGGAATCATTACAGATGAAATCCGTATTGATTCCGTATTGATACCGTATTGATATTGGGAGCGATATTAGTTTCAAAACCTTATGGCGATGAAGAGTGCCGCAGAAGATATCCGGCGCTTCAAACAGCAGCAGCAGGTTACCAAATCGGCTGGAAGAAGAACCAATACTTCAGCTTGGTGGGTGTCCGGAATTCATTCCGTAACACGGGAATCGTCTCAATGCGGAGTTTTATCAGGTGGAAGGAACAGGGCGCTCAAACGTGGGATAAGATGAAGAAGCCTTTTCTCTTTATGCCATTATCCCCATATTCAGCTGTAGTTGCAGCCCTTGCAGCCTTCCAGGATGTCTCCGCGTCTGTCGCGGTGGGCCTGGCGCATGGCTTTGAACTCCGGGCCGTTCCAGATGTCCAGCAGGGCATCCTGGCAGATGTGGCCGAGGAACTGCTGTTTGGCGGGATCGATGGCGCAGCCTTTGGCGGGGCAGATGGGGACGCGTCCGTCGGGCCTAACTTCCAGGTCCTTGAAGGGCAGGGTGCAGACGGGAGCTGTGTGCTGGTCGTAAACCGGGGCGTAGAAAACGTCGGTGTCGTATTCCGAATCCGGATGCTTGAGCAGCAGCTGGGGCAGCACGGTGTCGGCATAGCGTTTCCAGAAGAGGGTTTCAGAGCGTTCCAGGTGCCGGGTGGAAGGGCGCAGCATCAGGCGGGCTTTGATGAGGGTCCTGCTGTTCAGCCTGTCCCGCAACGCGCGCATGTGCCGCAGGTTGCGGATCAGGCGCAGGTAGCTGGCGTTTTTGCGGGAGGCTTCATAGACCTTGGCGCCACCGGCATCGATGGAGATCTCGATCAGGTTCACGCCGGAAAGCAGGATCTCGTCGATGTGGTGAGGGTCCTGCCACTGGCCGTTGGTGATCACGGAGAGGTATCTGGTGAGGGGGGCCAGCTTGGTGAGCATTTCCGCGCATTTGGGATGCAACATGGGCTCGCCGCCACCGATGCGCACGCGGTTGATCTTGGCGGCGCGGAGGTTTTCCAACAGGCAGCCGAAAACCTCATCGCTCATCATGGTGCGGGGGTGGGGGAAAAGCGGATTGTTGCAATACACGCAGGCGAGGTCGCAGGCGTCGGTGAAATCGACAGAGAGCAGGGGTGGTTTGGGCGGATCGGGCAGGCGGAGCGGATATTTGAGTTCGATCAGCTCGCGCAGGGGCACTCGCTGCATCAGCACGTGGCCGTTCAGGCGCAGATAGTAGCCCCAGTGGGCGGCAATCCAGGCCAGGTCTTGAAATTTGTTCGATCCATATTGTTTGTCGGGCAAGCTATCCTCTCTTTTTTTGCTGAAACACCGGAAACCAGGTCGGTCTCCGGTGTTTCAGACCATATTTGGGGTGGGATTACTTCATCAACACCATTTTACGGGTGGAGCTGAATTTGCCGGAGCGCATACGGTAGAAATAGACTCCGCTGCTCACGGGGGAATTGTTGGCGTCAAGTCCGTTCCATTCCGTGGTGTGGGCACCAGCTGGCAGCTCAGCGTCAAGCAGTGTTTTCACCAGTTGGCCCTTCTGGTTGTAGATCTCGAGGTTCACGGCACCGGGTGAGGCCAGCTCGAAGCTGATCTGGGTGCTGGGATTGAAGGGATTGGGGAAATTGCCCTTGAGCCCGGTGGTCAGGCCGGGAGTGGTGTTGTCCGCCGCGGGAGTGTGTTGGAAAGAGTTCCCGGCGCGGTTGTAGCCTCCCAGGTAGCAGGGCCAGGCAATGCTTTGGGCGGGGCGTTTCACGTCGATCACGTAGAAGGAGGCGTCGTTCGGGATCACGATGTCCAGATCGCCGTCCAGATCGATGTCGCTGAGGGCGGCGGAAGTTTTCACGTTGCCGTTGATGCGGATGGGGAAATTGGCGGATTCGGTGCCGTCGAGCCTGACGCTGTGCACGTAGCCGTTGGTGTCGCCGAAGATGATGCCGGCTTGGTTGTCGCCGTCAAAATAGGCCACGGTGGGTGTGCATTCCACGGCCTGGCCAACGTTGATGGGGGTTCCGGGCAGGTCGGTCCCGGTGGGAGTGAGCACGTTCACCATGCCGGTGGCACCGATCACGATGATCTCCTGGTTGCCGTCGCCGTTCACATCGGCCACCACGGCCCCGGTCTTGAACTGTCCACCCACGTTTTTCTGGAAGAGCACGGTTCCGTCGTGGTTGTAGGCCAGCACATAGCCGGCGGTGCTGGTGGTGACGATGATCTCGGGGTGGTTGTCGGAATCGAGGTTGGCGATGGTGATGGGATTCTGGGAGCCGCCCTGCATGGTCACGGGGAAGCCGGCGATGTTCTGTCCGGTGGCGCTGTTGATGGCGTGGAGGGCGCCATTGAGGGTGGCCACGAGGATCTCGTGGATGCCGTCACCGTTTAGGTCGGCCACGGCCGGGGTGCCAAGGCAGGCGCCGCCCAGGGCCACGGGGAAATTGGGATAGGGGGTGCTGTCGCCATTGAGCACCACCAGGCTGCCGGTCTGGGTGACGGCGATCACCTTGCTTTGGTTGTTGTTGGCCAGATCGGCGATCACGGGCCCGTTGCGCAGGGTTCCGCCCGCGGGTGCCGTCCAGAGGGTGTTTCCGGCAGGGCCGAACAGCATGATGTTGTTGTTTTGAAGGCTGGCGGCAAAGTCTTTCACGCCGTTGTTGTCAACGTCGCCCATGGCGATCGATCCCACCACGGCGCAGCCCACGTTGATGGGGAAGCCGGCAACAGATGCTCCGCCTTCCTTCACGGCGTGGATGTTTCCTGAGGGATCGCCGAAAATGATCTCCTGGTCCGGGTTGGCGTCGATGCTGTGGATGATGGCGCTGGAGGTGGAGGCACCGCCGAGGGCCACCGGCCAGCCGGATTGGATGAGGGAAAGGTTCACCTGGAAGGGAATGGTTTTGGTGTAGGGGAACGCCGCTCCGGGGTTGGCAGTGACCACCAGTTCAAAGGGGATGGGTTCCGAAGGCAAAGCGGAGATGGCCTGGAACTTGAAGGGCTGGCTGTTGTTCCACATCGTGCTGCCAGGGGTCAGGTTGCCGTAGCTGGCTGTGTTGTCGATGATGGTGATGCCGGGATAGCTGGTGGTGAGGGTGGCGCTGAGACCGGTGGCGGTGAGCCAGGCCAGGCCGGTGAAGGGATCCAGGTAGTTGTTCAGGGAAACTTTCAGCCGGATGGTTTCGCCGGGATTGGGGATGCCGTCGCCGTCGCCGTCGAACTCTTCCACAGCGGTGGCGTCGATGGTGATGTTGGGGATCTTGTCAAACATGGTGGCGGTGAAAGCGTTGATGCGTCCGGCGCCAAGCTTGTCCACATAGGTGGGATTGGCTTCGTAGATGTAGTCGGCGGTCATCATCACTCGCTGCATCAGCTGGGCGGGGGTGAGTTCCGGATGCAGGGCCTTCACCAGGGCGCAGACGCCGGCAGCCACGGGCGAGGCCATCGAGGTGCCGTCATAGGCGTCGTAACCGTTTCCAGCAATGATGGTGGAGAGAATGCCTTCGCCGGGGGCGCAGATGTCGATGGGGGTGCCGTAGTCTGAAAAGCTGGATTTAACGTCATTCTGGCCGGTGGAAGCCACGCAGAGGGCGTTGGTGCAGTCGGCCGGGTAATCCTGATAGCTGGCGTTGTGTTCCGTGTTTTCGTTGCCGGCGGCGGAGACCACCAGGGCGCCAAGGGCGGTGGCGTAATTCACTATGGAATTGGGGTAGGCGCCTGTTCCGGGACTGCCCCAGCTGGCGTTGATGATGTGGGCGCCAACTTCGGCGGAGTATTTGATCTGGTCGTAAGCGTAGGAAATTCCCTGGGAGGGCGAGGTATTGGAAGCGCCCTTGCAGGAAATGAGGGAGACGATGGGCGAGGTGCCCACCAGGCCGATGGCGTTGTTGCCAACGGCGCCGGCGCAACCGGCCACGTGGGTGCCGTGGTCGTTCGAGGCGTAGGTTTGGATCGGGTTGTTGTCGCTGTTGTAAAAATCCCAGCCCACCAGGTCATCTATCTTGTTTCCGCCTTCTCCGGCGTCAACGCCATTGCCGCCGGTGATGGTGCCGGCATCCCAGTTGATGGTCATGCCGGGTGATTCGGCGGGATTGACCCAGATGTTGCCCCGCAGGTCCGGGTGGTTCCATTTCACGCCGGAATCTGTGATGGCCACCTTGACGTCGAATGAGCCCTGGATGTAGTCCCAGGCGTCAAAGCTTTGGATGCGGGTGTGGGTGTATTGCTGGGTTACCATGGGGTCATTGGGTACGAATTTGCTGCGCGCGATGCCTTCCAGCTCCGCGTAGATGAGGTTGTGGTCCTTGGCCAGGGCCTCCACGGCGGCGTCGATGCGGTCGTCGGAATCCAGGATCAGGCGATAGGTGTTTTGCAGGTAGATCCCGTTGTCGTTCCAGGTGGGAACTTTCACGTATGGATGCATCTGCTGCAGTTCCACGATCCCGTATTCCGCGGCCAGTTCGTCGAAGGAACCCAGGCCGGTGCAGGCACGTCCGTTTTGCACGGACCAGTCTATCTTTCCGGTGTCGTTGCCCACCGCGTCTTTGGTGAAACAAACGATCACGGACCGGGAGTAAAAGTAGTCGGGGTCGAATTTAACCGCGAACATCGCGCTCACCGCGACGATCAGCAGGCTCAGGAGGATCAGCTTTTTCATTGGCACCTCGGGTTGGTTTTTGTTTTTTTTCCTTAAATCTCAGGGGGGCGATTTAGTCAATACTTTAATCCGCCGGGGTGGACATCAGTAGAGGATAAGTTTTTCCTTGTCAGCGAATTGGCGTGTGTAGAATTTTTTGATCAGGGCGTTGCTTACCTGCTCGAGGTCCGGGTCCGCGGCGATGATGGCAAAGGCGTCTTCCCGGGCTTCCTTCAGCACCGGCTGGTCCGCCACCAGGTTCGCGAAGTTGAACTGGGGCAGGCCGCTCTGCTCGGTTCCGAAGAATTCCCCGGGTCCCCGCAGCTGGAGGTCCTTTTCCGCGATCAGGAAGCCGTCCGTGGTCTTGGCCATGGTGTCCAGGCGTTCGCGGGCCACTTTGCTGAGCGGAAAATGTTCGATCAGATAACACCAGGCCTGCTGTCCGCCGCGTCCCACCCGGCCTCGCAGCTGATGAAGCTGGGCCAGGCCAAAGCGTTCCGCGTGCTCCACGATCATCACCGAGGCGTTGGGAATGTCCAGCCCCACCTCGATCACGGTGGTGGAAACCAGGATCCGGATCTCGCCGGCCTTGAAACGCAGCATGATGGCGTCTTTCTCTTTGGAAAGCATTTTGCCGTGCAGCAGCACGCAACTGTATTGGGGGAAAACCTTGGTGGAAAGATGGATATGCATCCTCTGGGCATCCAGGAGGTCGAGTTTGTCGGATTCCTCGATCAGGGGGCAGACCACATAGACCTGGCTCCCGGCGGCCAGTTCCCTGGCCACTTCGCGGTAAACGAGGTCGATCTTCTGGTTCGAGCGCACGAGGGTTTTCACTGGGACCCTGTCCGGTGGAAGTTCGTTGAGGGTGCTCACTTCGAGATCGCCAAAGACTGTGAGGGAAAGCGATCTGGGGATGGGCGTGGCGCTGAGGTAGAGCAGGTCCGGATGCTTGTCCTTTCTGGCCAGGGTGGCGCGCTGCTGCACGCCGAAACGGTGCTGCTCGTCCACGGCCACGAAGCCCAGCTTCTCGAAGGAGATGTCGCCCTGCAACAGGGCATGGGTGCCGATGATCAGGTTGGCCGAGCCCGCGGAGATGTCGGCCTTGGTTTGGGCTTTGCCCTTGTAGGACCCGCCTTTGAGCAGCGCCACTTGGACGGGGAAATCCTTCAGCAGGCGGGTGATGTTGGCATGATGCTGGTCCGCCAGGATCTCCGTGGGAGCCATCAGCGCGGCCTGGAAGCCGTTTTCCACCGCCAGCAGCATCGCGAAGAGGGTCACGA
The genomic region above belongs to Candidatus Cloacimonadota bacterium and contains:
- a CDS encoding radical SAM protein — protein: MPDKQYGSNKFQDLAWIAAHWGYYLRLNGHVLMQRVPLRELIELKYPLRLPDPPKPPLLSVDFTDACDLACVYCNNPLFPHPRTMMSDEVFGCLLENLRAAKINRVRIGGGEPMLHPKCAEMLTKLAPLTRYLSVITNGQWQDPHHIDEILLSGVNLIEISIDAGGAKVYEASRKNASYLRLIRNLRHMRALRDRLNSRTLIKARLMLRPSTRHLERSETLFWKRYADTVLPQLLLKHPDSEYDTDVFYAPVYDQHTAPVCTLPFKDLEVRPDGRVPICPAKGCAIDPAKQQFLGHICQDALLDIWNGPEFKAMRQAHRDRRGDILEGCKGCNYS
- the recG gene encoding ATP-dependent DNA helicase RecG, with amino-acid sequence MEKAEFVKDTRTPVKFLKGVGDFRARQLAKLGIDTVIDLMEHFPRAYINRKLNPSLRELKPGDNLALTAMISWVDERSTRKGKNLLSVGISDGRATIVCSWFSYPQKFPGLFKPGAMLWVAGNLTEYNGQLQLMHPEVEFVDDSEELDFWKTREYLPVYGLSGDLTQNFLRRVIYGAFELYAAQIEENLPVDLIAKRGFLPRKVALQKMHFSLRPEELDQVRKRFVYEEFFYSQLLWARHKRFHAHEVRGIRFENKRELTSRLYRELPFRLTQAQKRVINEIFADMGSERQMSRLLQGDVGSGKTIVTLFAMLLAVENGFQAALMAPTEILADQHHANITRLLKDFPVQVALLKGGSYKGKAQTKADISAGSANLIIGTHALLQGDISFEKLGFVAVDEQHRFGVQQRATLARKDKHPDLLYLSATPIPRSLSLTVFGDLEVSTLNELPPDRVPVKTLVRSNQKIDLVYREVARELAAGSQVYVVCPLIEESDKLDLLDAQRMHIHLSTKVFPQYSCVLLHGKMLSKEKDAIMLRFKAGEIRILVSTTVIEVGLDIPNASVMIVEHAERFGLAQLHQLRGRVGRGGQQAWCYLIEHFPLSKVARERLDTMAKTTDGFLIAEKDLQLRGPGEFFGTEQSGLPQFNFANLVADQPVLKEAREDAFAIIAADPDLEQVSNALIKKFYTRQFADKEKLILY
- a CDS encoding S8 family serine peptidase yields the protein MKKLILLSLLIVAVSAMFAVKFDPDYFYSRSVIVCFTKDAVGNDTGKIDWSVQNGRACTGLGSFDELAAEYGIVELQQMHPYVKVPTWNDNGIYLQNTYRLILDSDDRIDAAVEALAKDHNLIYAELEGIARSKFVPNDPMVTQQYTHTRIQSFDAWDYIQGSFDVKVAITDSGVKWNHPDLRGNIWVNPAESPGMTINWDAGTITGGNGVDAGEGGNKIDDLVGWDFYNSDNNPIQTYASNDHGTHVAGCAGAVGNNAIGLVGTSPIVSLISCKGASNTSPSQGISYAYDQIKYSAEVGAHIINASWGSPGTGAYPNSIVNYATALGALVVSAAGNENTEHNASYQDYPADCTNALCVASTGQNDVKSSFSDYGTPIDICAPGEGILSTIIAGNGYDAYDGTSMASPVAAGVCALVKALHPELTPAQLMQRVMMTADYIYEANPTYVDKLGAGRINAFTATMFDKIPNITIDATAVEEFDGDGDGIPNPGETIRLKVSLNNYLDPFTGLAWLTATGLSATLTTSYPGITIIDNTASYGNLTPGSTMWNNSQPFKFQAISALPSEPIPFELVVTANPGAAFPYTKTIPFQVNLSLIQSGWPVALGGASTSSAIIHSIDANPDQEIIFGDPSGNIHAVKEGGASVAGFPINVGCAVVGSIAMGDVDNNGVKDFAASLQNNNIMLFGPAGNTLWTAPAGGTLRNGPVIADLANNNQSKVIAVTQTGSLVVLNGDSTPYPNFPVALGGACLGTPAVADLNGDGIHEILVATLNGALHAINSATGQNIAGFPVTMQGGSQNPITIANLDSDNHPEIIVTTSTAGYVLAYNHDGTVLFQKNVGGQFKTGAVVADVNGDGNQEIIVIGATGMVNVLTPTGTDLPGTPINVGQAVECTPTVAYFDGDNQAGIIFGDTNGYVHSVRLDGTESANFPIRINGNVKTSAALSDIDLDGDLDIVIPNDASFYVIDVKRPAQSIAWPCYLGGYNRAGNSFQHTPAADNTTPGLTTGLKGNFPNPFNPSTQISFELASPGAVNLEIYNQKGQLVKTLLDAELPAGAHTTEWNGLDANNSPVSSGVYFYRMRSGKFSSTRKMVLMK